CAGCCCATGCTTGGACGCTTCGCCTGATACGTTGACCTGTACAAAGCATTTTACAGCATTTTCACTGTATTGTTCAATTTTTTTGGCGACACTTTCCCGGTCCAGGGAATGCAGATAGTTCAGATGGCCTGCGATATCCTTCACCTTGCGCGACTGCAGCGTACCGATGAAATGGACTTCCGCATCTTCTGGAAGGGCCTCCCGCTTTTCAAGGAACCCCTCAACACGGTTCTCGCCAAAATGCCTGACTCCTGCATCATAGGCTTCGAGCGTCTCGTCTATGGAGTGGTATTTCGTCACCGCAATCAATGTCACGGCATCACCGATCTCCTGTTTCAGCTGTTCATAGTTATCCTTTATCATTATCTTTCTTCCTCCCGATAAATGCAAGTGCACGACCGGTCTCCCCCTTCTCCAGCCGATAGGAGAAGAAACGGTCCAGGTCCTCTGTACCAAGCGCTGATACATGGATATGGCGCGCGTCCACGCCCGCATTCAATGCCTGATGCCGATTTACGGCCTTCAGATCAAGGTCGAACCCTTCATCATGTGCATCGACTGCCCCTTCCGGCAGGCCTGCGTCTTCAAGTGCCCGGATGATGGGCGCGTCCACTGTATAGCATGGGCCGTTTATCGCGACCCCGATGACCACTGTGAGATCTTTCGGGTCCCCTTCATAGCGCTCGATCATCCTTTTAATGATTCTGTGTGATGTGCCGCGCCAACCCGCATGGACAAGTGCGGTGAAGCCATTGCTCCTGCTCCATATATAGATGGGGACGCAGTCTGCGTAATTCATGGCGAGCATGATTCCCGGGTCGTATGTATACAGGCCGTCCACATCATAAAGCTGATCGGACAACTCTCTGACATTCGTACCTGCATCCGCCAGGGTGACTTCCTCTATATTGCCGCCATGCTTCTGGATCGGCATCACCCAGCGTTCCGGCGGAAAGCCGGCTGCCGCACCGAGACGGTCCTGATGATGATGTACATTTGCTGCATCATCACCGATGTAGAGGGCCATATTGAAGCTCCCGGATGGATAGCTGCTCCTTCCACCGGTCCTCTTTGTATAGCCGAACAGGACATCCCGCTCCTCATTGCCTACATGATGCGTATGGTCTATGAATTTCATCCGTTACACCTCAAAAAATAAGTCAGAAAGGCGTGCCCTTCTGACTTATAGCTTATTTCTATCGTCTGCGTCTTGAACGGTTCCGCAGGAACGTAGGTACTTCGTAGTCGTCATCCTGCGCACTGCTTTCCCTTGGTTCCGCTTCGCGTTCAGGCGCGCTTTCCCTTGGGGAAGTCGGATAGGTGAATGATTCCTTCTTCTCTTCACGCTCAGGCGTGCGGTTCACGGACTTCTCGTTGAAGCCTGTAGCGATGACCGTGACGACGATTTCATCTTCCAGTTCCGGATTGATGACCGTACCGAAGATCATGTTGACGTCTTCATCTGCCGCATCCTGTACTACATCCGCAGCCTCCTGTGCTTCAAACAGTGACAGTGACTCGCTGCCTGTAATGTTCATCAGGACACCTTGGGCGCCCACGATGGATGTTTCGAGGAGCGGGCTTGAAATTGCCTTCTTGGCCGCTTCAATGGCACGGTTCTCACCACTGGAGACCCCGATGCCCATGAGTGCAGATCCCTGGTTGGTCATGATCGTCTTGACGTCTGCGAAGTCGAGGTTCACTTCACCGCTGACGGCGATGAGGTCGGATATGCCCTGGACACCTTGTCTCAGTACGTTATCCGCTTCCTTGAACGCTTCCATCATCGGTGTGGATTTGTCCACGATATCCAGGAGACGGTCGTTCGGGATGACGATGAGTGTGTCGACCGCTGCCTTCATTGCATCAACGCCTGCAGAAGCCTGCGTCTGGCGCTTTCTGCCTTCGAAGGAGAATGGACGTGTAACGACGCCGACTGTCAGTGCGCCCATCTCTTTGGCGATCTTGGCTACAATCGGTGCTGCACCGGTACCTGTTCCGCCGCCCATTCCTGCAGTGACGAAGACCATGTCTGCGCCCTGGATCGCATCTTCAATCTGTTCCCTGGACTCTTCAGCAGCCTTTTTCCCGATATCCGGGTTGGCCCCTGCACCAAGACCGCGTGTCAGCTTCTCGCCGACCTGGATTTTGGATTCTGCCTTGGACAGGTTCAAAGCCTGTCCATCTGTGTTGATTGCGATGAACTCGACATTCTGCATGCCGTCATCAATCATCCGGTTGACTGCGTTGTTGCCGCCGCCACCGACGCCGACAACTTTTAATGTTGCCATATGGTTAAACCCTTGCTCGAATTCTAACATTTTTCATTTCCTCCCAGTCATTCATCTTACTCAAACAAATTTTTAAAGAGCTTCTTCATATATCCACGGTAGTCTTTCTGTTCGCCTTGGCCTGTCTCTTCGGAGCGACGGGTGACTTTTTCATCCGAGCGTTCCTCATCATATGCGTAGTCCGAATACTCCTCTTCAGCCGGCTGCTCCCCGCGGGATGCTTCAGACGGAAACTTGTAAGTTTCGCCCTGTTCCAGCTGATGGGTATTCTGCTCTTTACGTTTATTGAAAAGACCTGTGAAGAAGCTTCCTGAAGCCTCTCCATCACTTGAATCTACAGTATTTTTCGACTCCGTACCATAATTATCAATTGTAACATACTCAAGGAGTTCATCAAACATTATTCCACTGGATACTGTGGAAATGACGCTTGAGAATTCCGGCTTGCGTGCGCCCATCTGGTTTGGAATATGGACTCTGATCTTCTCGGAGACGAGATCCTGGAGGAGCTCCTTGACGCCGAGCAGGTTTGCGGTGCCGCCCGTGACGACGAAGCCGCCATTCACCTTTGTGATGCGCTGCTCCTGCAGTGCTTCGAATACAGTCATTAACATTTCTTCCAGTCTCATCTCGATGATGTCCGCAAGGTCTTTTGGAGTCACTTCGATGTCCAGTTCACCGTCGCGCTGTGGGAGCCTGACGATATCCTCTGAGGATGCGAGGTCGTAGAAGGCATGGCCATACTGCTGCTTCGCCTTTTCTGCTGCTTCGAAAGTCGTGTTGAATGCTTCGGAGAGGTCATTTGTAATGTGGTTGCCCCCGACCGGGATGCTGTCTGCATACTTTACTGTACCCCGCTCATAATAGCCGAACTGGGTCAGGTCTGCACCGATGTCGATGACCACACCGCCGAGTTCGACTTCAGATTCGCTCAGCACATGCTGATAGTTGACTGCGTCGGAATAGACGTCAAGGACTGTCAGTCCTGCATCTTCGACACATTTGACCGCGTTCATCAGGAGTGTCCTGTTCATCAGTATGATGCCTGCCCGGACGAACAGCGACTGCGTCGCCATCATTTCCTTCGGATCCATCACTTCATGCAGGTCATCGACCTTGAAATGGATGGGATAGACCGTGATGACTTCCCTGTCGCTGTGGACTTCCCGCTCACGGAGGGTCTCGAGCAGGTCTTCGATGTGCGTACCATTGATTTCTGTGGAGTTGCCGCCAAAACGCAGCTCCTCTTCCCCGATCTTGAATTCAGTTTCAGTAATGGGCATTTTTAAAAAGATTTCATCGATGTCCACACCGGATGAGATCTTTGCTTTTTTAACCGTATCTATAATTGCATTTCTCGCCAGATCAAAATCTTTTATTTTCCCTTTGGATATTGCATCCGTGAAGGTCTGGCCAGTGCCTATGATGTTGACGCCATCATGGAATTTCTCACCAACGACCGCCTTCACACTCGCGGAACCGATATCCAGGGCAACATAATAATGTTCCTTCAACTCATTTGCCTCCTAGCAAGCCTGTTTCAGCTGTATCTATCATATAGTTTACATTATACTTTTTATATTGTGAACTATTTGCACTGAATAGTCCAGTATAAAAACAGACGAGGAATCATTCTTCCCCGTCTTCTGCTTCCCCGATATTTGAAAGGCTCTCCTTTACATCTCCGAGGGCCTGATTGACCTCTTCGATGTATGGTGCCTGGACAGGCGCCTCGTAGATGCCCGCCTTCACTTCCATAGCTTCGTCGCTGCCATATGGCAGGAAGCTGCTGCCGATCTCCAGATCGATGAGGCCGGATTGCGGATCGCCGATCTCCTCACGCATGCTCAGATAATAATTCATCTTCTCGTTTATCGTACGGTAGTCGGCGACGATCTCCTGACCGTCGTTCATGAACATGTGGATGCGTGTCGAGGAATTTTCCGACGGGCGGTAGTAGATTTCCGAGATGCCTTCCCGGATGTCCGGCTCTATATCATTCAGGCTCTCCACCATCCGGTCGAATTCACGGCCTTCAAAATAGTGCAGGATTGGCGCCGAACCCGGAGTGGAGGGATAGCCGCGCAGCACCTGGGCATTTTCCAGGACCGGATAGTAGTCGCTGTTGTTGGCGACATATCCGACGGCCTGGTATTCCGTCACGGAAACATTGATGGTGTTCCACCACTCCCGCTCGATCTCCACTTCTTCGACAGCGGGCAGCATCGCGATGTTTTCGGTCGCCCGGGACAGGTTCGCGCTGAACATCCTGTCACCTGTGCCGAACTGCAGGCGCTCCTCCACTTCTTCATCACTGATGAGCTGGTTGCCGCTGATTTCTATATTCTTCACTTCACTGGCACTGCTCGCCACGTACCAGATGAGCAGTCCAACCAGGGATACAAGGAGCATCAGCAGCATGAGGTAGAAGTGCGTCCGGGTAAACTTTAAACGGGGGCGCTTCCGCCTCTGTTTTTTTGGTGCATCCCTGTGCTTCTCCCTCGGCGCATAGGTCTCTATCTCTTCTTCATCCACATCATGATGAGGGCCCGGGGGGCGGGCGCCTTCATTCTTCCCCTGATGGAATGTGGCCCTATGCGCTGTCGTGTCTTCTCCTGGATTGATTTCGGAGCCTCCCGAAGATGAGCCGGCCGCCAGCCGTTCACGGGATGCCCTGGAACGCTTCAGTTTCTGCTTCATTTCTTCTACATCGGATCTTCCATTCATCGGCCCACCCCCTTCCTTCATTTCCCGAGCGTGCTGAATCCTTCTTTGAAATGGTCTCCCCGTGCTTCATAGTCCTTGTACTGGTCCCAGCTTGCACAGGCAGGGGAGAACAGCACCACATCTCCCGCCTCTGCATACTGTGCTGCCTTGATGACCGCATCATGGGGGTGCTCGGCCAGTTCGACCGCCTTACCGGTCCGCTCAGCGAGCGCCTGGAACTTCTCCTTCGTCTCACCAAAAGTGATGATCATGGCCACGCTGTCCATCGAAGGGATGAGCCCGTCGAGGGACTGGCCGCGGTCGAGCCCGCCTGCAATCCAGATGACCGGCGCCTGGAAGCTCTCCAGCGCAAACGTCGTGGCCAGGTTGTTCGTCGCCTTGGAGTCGTTGTAATAGGCGGCGCCTCTGTGCTCCCCAAGATATTCCATGCGGTGGGGGATGCTGCCGAAGTGCAACAGCGTCTCGCGGATACCGGCGTCGCTGGCCCCATGGTTCTTCGCCGCAAGGATGGCCGCCAGAATATTTTCATGGTTGTGGGCCCCCTGCAGCTTCACCTGATCGAGGGGGATCAGCGGTGTGCCCTTATGGACGATGACACCGTCCTTGATGCACGCTTCATGGTCGCCTTCCGCCGAAAAGTATTCCACATGCAGGCCGGGATGCCCATCAAGCATTTCCTTCTGCCTGCCATTGAAGATGACGGTCTGCGCTGCATCCATATTGGAGATGAGGTTCATCTTCGCCTGGACATAGGCTTCCTTCGATCCATGATAGTCGATATGCGCTTCATAGATGTTCGTGAACACTGCGGTATCCGGGCAAAAGTCCCTGATGCCCATCAATTGGAATGAGGAAAGCTCCATGACAAGGATATCCTCCGCCGTCGCCTCCCGCACTGCTTCCGAAGCAGGATAGCCAATGTTGCCGCAGAGTATCGGCGACAGACCCGAGCGTTCGAGCATCTCGCCGATCAGGTGCGTCACCGTGGTCTTTCCGTTCGTTCCTGTAATCCCGATGATCGGGGCGGGTGACATATGATAGGCGAGCTCGACATCTGTAATGACGGGTATCCCCCGCGTCTCCGCATCTTCAAGGAAGGGAATCGTGTATGGGATGCCCGGATTCTTTACGATCAGTTCAGCATCATTCAGCAGGCTGGCCGGGTGGTGGCCATCCACTATCTCGACGCCCCAGCCCTTGAGCGTCTGTCTGATCTTTTCATCCGCGATGACTTCATTTGTCGTCAGTGTGATGTTTGCACCGAGTGATGCCAGGGCCGATACTGCACTCCGCCCGCTCCGGCCGTAGCCGAGGACGATCACATTCTTATTTTCAAAACCGGCTGTATCCATTCTATAACGCCCCCAATAGCACACCGATTGCGCCTGCCACTATGCCCACCGTCCAGAATACGAGGACGATCTTCCATTCGCTCCAGCCACTGAGTTCAAAATGGTGGTGTATCGGTGTCATCTTGAATATCCTTCTGCCCGTCATCTTGTATGAAGCAACCTGCAGCATCACAGAAGCCGTCTCTATGACGAAGACGATTCCGATGAGAAGCAGCAAAAGACTTTCATTCAGCATGATCGAGACGGTGGCGATGATGCCGCCCAGCGCAAGCGACCCCGTGTCTCCCATGAAGAGCTTCGCCGGATATTTGTTGTATATCAGAAATCCTGCCAGCGCACCGATCAGGATCATCAGGAAAAGGACGATCTCCATTTCCCCGCGTGTCCATGCGATGACGAGAAAACTTGAAAATGCAATGATCGAAAGTCCTGTTGCCAAGCCGTCGAGGCCATCCGTCAGATTCACCGCATTCGAGAAGCCGACCTGCCAGAAGACGATCCACAGGACGAACAGTACACCGAGCGGAATGTCGAAATCCGTGCCCGGGATATGGATGCCTGCAGCAATATCCGGAATCGCCCGGGTCATGATGAAGTAGACGATTACGGAAACCACGATCTGGGCCAGGAACTTCTGCTTGGAAGAGAGTCCCTTGTTGTCCTTCTTGACGACGATGATGTAGTCGTCTATGAAGCCGATCAGCCCGAAGCCTACGGTGACGATCACCATGACCAGCATCTTGTAGGCATCATCGACCAGCGGCAGGGCGATGACCGACAGCACGATTGCAGGAATGAGGTACGTCAGCCCCCCCATCGTCGGCGTACCGGTCTTCACCTGGTGGCTCTGCGGTCCTTCCACCCTGATGGATTGGCCGAACTTCATCCGCTTCAGCAGCGGAATTGTCAACGGCACCAGAATGGCAGTCAAGATAAATGCGATGAATAGAAATAAGTAGTTCATTGTGTCCTCCTCTAGTCTGCTGGATCATTGGATGACAGGGTGAATTCGACTGCTGCTTCATCACCCAGTACAGTACCCGGTGCAATGGACTGTGATTTCACATATCCTTCGCCCTCTGTGGATACATCCATATCCATGAATGTTCCAAACATGATTGCCTCTCGCTTGGATAGCCCCGTAAGGTCAGGCATCTTTGCTTCCCCTTCGGTTTTCACGAAGAAGGTTTCATATGGTAATAGTCTATCATTTTTTGGATGATGGTCGATAATCTCTTCCCCATCACCGACGACGATGGTCTGTATCGTGTCGGCGGATGCCGGGGCAGCTTCTGAAAGCTTTTTGCCGCTGTAGTCTCCGACTTCGGTGACCTCAGCCGTCTGATCATCATCGGCTCCTCCGACGTTCAGGTATTTAAGCGTCCGCTCCATCAATGGATTGAACCCCGGCATGACGCCGATGTCCCAAGTATCCTGCTTGTTCTTCGAAGCGAGCTTCACACCGTAATAGACGATGACTTCAGGGTCATCTTCCGGAGCATAGCCGATGAAGGATGTCAGGAATTCATATGGCCCATCCATGTAGCCGCCGCCTTCAGGATCGATCACCTGGGCAGTACCCGATTTTCCTGCAACTTCGTAGTCATCGAGCTGATACTGCGGATTCCTCTCCATCGAGCCGCCGACGAATGTATTGATCTCTTCCTGGGTCTTTTGGGCCGCCTCTTCGGATATCACCTGGCGTACCACCGACTCTTCACCCTTATGGAGCACTTCACCGGTGGCGCTGTCGGTGATCGATTCGACCACGTACGGCTTCTTCATCTTGCCATCATTCAATATCGCAGTCATCCCCTGGATCATCTGGATCGGGGTGACGGTCGATGTCTGTCCGAAAGAAGTCGTCTTCCGCTGCAGCGGATCGTCCCATGCGAGGGTGCCGGACTGTTCATTCGGGAATTCGGAACCGGTCGGTTCGCCGAAACCGAATTTGCGGTAGTAGTCGAGCATCGCATCCTCACCGACTTTATCCTGCAGTATCATCATCAGGGCATTGGAGGAATATTGCATGCCTTCATTGTACGTGATGTTCCCCCAGCCTTCCTCTTCCCAGTCATAGATGGTATGGCCGTTGACGTCGAATGATCCGGATTCATATGTTGCATTTGGATCGTAGACGCCTGCATCAATCGCTGCAGCCAGGCCGAACACCTTGAAGGTCGATCCCGGTTCGAATGAGTACTGGTACAGCATGTTGAGCCAGCTGTTGCCGAACCCTTCCCGGGTCCTCGGGTTGAATGAAGGACGCTGGCCGCTCGCCAGTATTTCACCGCTTTCTGCATCCGCAACGACGGCGAACAGCTCCTCCGGCTCGAAATGCTCTTCCATGGTATCCAGGGAGTCCTCCAGATAGAGCTGGATATTGGAGTCGATGGTCAGCTTCATGTCCGCCCCGTCCTTCGGCGGTTCGACTGTATCGGTGCCCGGTACGATATAGCCCCACAGGTCTTTCGTGTAGTCCGTCGTGCCGTCCTCCCCCTGCAGCAGGTCGTCATAGGCCCGCTCCAGTCCAAGCTGGCCCTCCAGTTCATCCGTTCCCTCACCCTTTTCGGCATAGCCGATGAGGTGTGAGGCGAAGTCGCCATTCGGATAGAAGCGCTTGGTCTCTGCTTCAAAGACGAGGCCTGGGATCTCTGCATCTTCAAGTGCATTCTTCTGATTGTAGGAGATGTCCCGCCCTTTCTTGCCGAGCTCGACCTGGAAACGTTCCTCCTCTATGCCTTCCTCAATCCGTTCCTTTATTTCAGATGCTTCCATATCTATGATCTCCGCCAGTGCTTCGGCGGTCTCCTTTGGATCGGTCACATGGTTCGGATAGTCTGAATCCGTAATCAGCGCAAGCCGATATGCTTCCATATCGCTCGCCAGAACGTTGCCTTCTCTGTCGAGTATCTCACCACGTTGACCTTCGTTCACTGCGGTGCGGCTGAACTTGTCATGGCCATGGGCAACGAGGTCCTCATCATCCAGCGTCTTGTTTATCATGAGATAGCTGAACTGCCAAAATATGCATAGAAAAAGCACTCCTATACCAAGGTAGATTAGGAGCGCACCAACTGATAGCGTTTTAGTTTTCTCACCAAGTCTGATTCTAATCCTTGCCATACTTCTCAGCAACCTTTACATTTCCATTGTCCAGATCCAGCCCGAGTTCATTTGCTTTTTCATAGATCTTGTCATAGGAGGCAAGGTCGGTCACTTCGGTCTTGAGCTCGCCGATTTCACCCTCCATGACTGCTATTTCACTTTCCACCTGGGTCTTCTCCGTCTGCAGGGAATAGGCTTCCATCTTCAATGACAGTACATAGACCGCCACTGCTGCAATCAGGGCAAACAGCATCAAATATACGAGCGTCTCGAATTTCTTGAGTCCAACAACGCGGCTGGCCTTTCTGGTCCCCTGGGCCGGATCCTGTTCTGTATGCGGACGCGGCAGGGTCTGATGATAGCGTTCTACTGCCATAATAACACTCCCTATTTTTGCTTCTCAGCAATTCTCAACTTTGCACTGCGCGCACGTGGATTGCCTTCTATTGCCGCATCGTCTGCAACGATCGGCTTCTTGTTGACCCGCTTCAGGATGGGCTCGTAGGCTTCGGGAATGATCGGCATGTTACGCGGGAGCTCGGGCCCGGATTCATATTCCACAAACATCTGCTTGCATATCCGGTCTTCCAGGGAATGGAAAGTGATTACGGATACCCTCCCCTTCCTGTTCAGCAGATCGATCGCCTGCTCGAGGGACCGCTCGAATACTCCCAGCTCATCGTTCACTGCAATTCTCAGTGCCTGGAACACGCGCTTTGCAGGATGCCCGCCCGTCCTTCTGAATTTATGCGGAATCTGCGACTTTATGATTTCCGTAAGCTCAGTGGTCGTTTCTATCGGTTTCTCCTTGCGGACACGCTCGATTTCCCTTGCAATCTTTTTCGAGAACTTCTCTTCTCCGTATCTGAAGAAGATGCCCACCAGCTGCTCGTAAGTGTATGTATTCACGATTTCATGGGCATCGAGCGACTGGCCCTGATCCATCCTCATGTCGAGTCTGGCTTCCTTCGAATGGCTGAAGCCCCTTTCAGTCATATCCAGCTGTGGACTGGATACGCCCAAATCGTATAGTATGCCATCCACTCCCGTGATTCCCCGGCTGGACAGTTCTTCCTTCAGGTGTTCAAAGTTGGAATGTATAAGCGTGAGGTTCCCGATGTCTTCAAATCTCTCCTGCGCGTTCTGAATCGCCCAGCTATCCTGATCAAATGCGTACAGGTGTCCTGTTGTCAATTGTTCAAGGATATAGGCACTATGCCCTCCGCCACCGAGAGTGGCATCGACATAGATGCCGTCTGGACGGATATTCAGCCCGTCCACTGTTTCTTCCAATAGAACGGTATCGTGCCTGAACATATCCTCACATCCTATAAGTCAAAGTCAATTAGTTCTTCTGCTATATCTTCATAATGGGATTCCGATTCCTCGTAGAAGGAGTCCCATTTCTCTGTACTCCATATTTCAATCCTGTGGGAGACCCCGATTACCGTACATTCCTTGGTCAGATCGGCGTACTCCCTTAAGTTCGTTGGAATATTGATTCTGCCCTGCTTGTCCACTTCGACTTCGGTTGCCCCAGAAAAGAACATCCTCATGAACTTTCTGGCGTCCTTTTTAGTCAGTGGCAGAGCACTCATCCGCTTTTCTATCTGCGCCCATTCCTCCAATGTGTATCCGAACAGGCACTGATCAAGGCCCCGGGTGATGATGAACTGGCCATTCAGGTCATCCCTGAACTTGCTCGGGACGATCAGGCGCCCCTTTGCATCAAGCTGATGCTTGAATTCTCCCATGAACATCAAATCACCTCGCCTATACAAATAATTTACCACATCTCCCCACTCTGTACCACAAATTATATGCTATCCAGTGAATTTAATTACCAGAACAGAAAAAAGACAGCTTTCATATCCAATGAAAGCTGTCTTTCGGCTAGACGCCCTTGATGATGGTGAGCTTTGTTGTATAGGACAGGGTGGAAGGGTCGATTCCAGGGAACATCCATGGGTGGTAGATGCGCTCCTGCAGGCTGCCGCCCGGCAGGATCCTTTCAGCCACCTCTTCCAAATCATTCAGCTGGTGGCGGAGTGTCCGCCTGACTTCCAGCTGATATCTCCGTTTCAGGTAGTCGAACTGTTTCCGGTGGGCTTTCAGGTTGGCTTCGATCAGGTGGCGGTGGGTGCGTTCGGATGCCGCCTCCACTGCATCATAGTCCCTTTCAAGCCTCGTCTGCATATCATCCA
The sequence above is drawn from the Salinicoccus roseus genome and encodes:
- the mraZ gene encoding division/cell wall cluster transcriptional repressor MraZ, coding for MFMGEFKHQLDAKGRLIVPSKFRDDLNGQFIITRGLDQCLFGYTLEEWAQIEKRMSALPLTKKDARKFMRMFFSGATEVEVDKQGRINIPTNLREYADLTKECTVIGVSHRIEIWSTEKWDSFYEESESHYEDIAEELIDFDL